The Planctomycetia bacterium genomic sequence GGCAAAATCGTTACGGTTTTCCAAAACTTCAACACAGGAGTCGTCCGATAAGTGAAGCGATCCGATTGATCGGGCTCGAACATCCGCTTTCACTAAGGTTCGCGTCATGTCGCGTGTTGTCTCCCTCAGCGTCATCGCTTCGCTCGTCTTCTTCGCCCTACCGGTGCAAGCTCAAGAGCTGCTTCGTTGGGAGACCGATCTCGCGAGCGCTCAAAAGCAGGCCGCCGCTTCGAACCGGTTGGTGCTCGTGCACTTCTGGGCGAGCTGGTGCGGGCCGTGCCAGGAGATGGAGAAGTCCGTCTTCAATCGGCCGAATCTCGGCACGGCGATCACGCCGTACTTCGTGCCGGTGAAGATCTCGGTCGAAGACCCGACGGGCCAAGAGATCGCCAAGCAACTCGGCGTCAGTAAGCTGCCTTGCGACGTGATGATGACCGCCCAAGGACAAGTGATCTCCTCGAGTTTGGGATTCAAGCCTGCGGAAAAATACGTGGCGATGTTGAATGAGGCCGCGCAACAAGGCTTGGCTCAGGCCCGCTCGAATGGGCTCGGGCCTGTAGCCGCGACTCCGCCTGCCGCTGCCGCTCCGGTGGCTGCAAGTGCTCCTGCAGCGGCTGGGCCGGATGCCGGTCGCTACGCGCCGCCGGCCGATGGTCGCTACGCCGCTTACGCTCCGCCGGTGACGGCTCAAGCCGCACCGCCTGCTGCAGCCGCTCCGGTCGCCGCCGCTCCTGCCGCCGCGTCGCGCGGTGCGACTCCTCCGGCCGACGATCGCTATGCCGCTTACTATCAAAACCGCGGCGTGGCCGCTCCGACGACTTCAGCCGCGCCGGTCGCCGCTGCGGCTGCCGGCGTCGCCGCCGCGCCTACGA encodes the following:
- a CDS encoding thioredoxin family protein, giving the protein MSRVVSLSVIASLVFFALPVQAQELLRWETDLASAQKQAAASNRLVLVHFWASWCGPCQEMEKSVFNRPNLGTAITPYFVPVKISVEDPTGQEIAKQLGVSKLPCDVMMTAQGQVISSSLGFKPAEKYVAMLNEAAQQGLAQARSNGLGPVAATPPAAAAPVAASAPAAAGPDAGRYAPPADGRYAAYAPPVTAQAAPPAAAAPVAAAPAAASRGATPPADDRYAAYYQNRGVAAPTTSAAPVAAAAAGVAAAPTTSNVGSRYATPTASAPIAATPAAPGAAAQVATTPAATTSVAATPAIAPTTTTAAPAAASAPVQPPVAAPQAPVAPPAATAAPRAAVNSTAAANGTVAPTKSPLEAQLPAGSPPLALEGYCPVTVIEKMVWTKGNPLYGAIHLNRTYLFPTAEQQAKFLANPDRYSPIISGNDPVVALEKNQIVSGKREHGLMFEERMILFSSKESYDKFCKESKRYTTELQQALQTSNAVRR